The stretch of DNA CCGCCACGCGCGGACGGCGGAAGACCGATGCCTCGGCATGACCGGTCGAGGCGAGCAGGCCGATCGCGGCCGGCCCGATCACCTCGCCCGCGCGAAGCACCACATCCCCCGCGAGCACCTCCTCGCCGCGGCGGCGCACGTGGTCGCCGGCCTCGGCGCCGTGCAGGACGCGCACCGTCCCGCCGGCGCCGCCATCCGCTTCGCCGGGCTCGGTGCGCTCGACCATCACGACGGCGTCAGCGCCGTCGGGCATCGGCGCGCCGGTCATTATGCGCGAGACCTCGCCTGTGCCGAGCGCGACCGTGGGGCTGTCGCCCGCCGCGATGTGCTCCACGACGCGCAGCGTCACAGGGGCGCCCGCCGTGTCCTGGGCTCGCACCGCGTAACCGTCCATCGCCGAGTTGTCGAAGGGAGACACGTCGATGTCCGAGACCGCGTCCTCGGCGAGGACGCGGCCGAGCGCTTCGAGCAGGAGCACGCGCTCCTGCGCGAGCCGCGCCACGCGAGCGAAGACGAGCTCGCGGGCTTCCTCGACACTCATGACGTTCATGGACGGCCCTCCGTCGTGCGCACCCGCTCCGGATGCGTGTAGACCACGAGCTTCCCTCCGCGCGCGTATCCGACGAGCGTGATGCCCAGCTCGCCGGAGATCTCGGCGGCGAGGTCGGTCACGGCGGTACGGGACACCACGATAGGTACCCGGGCCTTCGCCGCCTTCACCGCCATCTCGTAGCTGATCCGTCCGGTGGTGAGCAACACGGCGTCGCCCGTCGACAGGCCGTCGAGCCAGGCGCGGCCGAACAGCTTGTCGAGCGCGTTGTGCCGTCCGACGTCTTCCCGCAGCAGTACGAGCGCGTCTCCGCGGGCGAGAGCGCAGGCGTGCATGCCGCCCGTGTCGCGATAGGCCGCGGCCTCGCGCGACATGAGGCGCATGAGCCCGTAGAGAGCGTCGGCGTCGACGGGGCCGCCGCCATCGACGTGCTCGAGGTCGCGCGCATGCCCCACGGAGGAGAACGTCACGCCCGTCCCACACCCCGACGTGAGGTACCGCGTCTTGTGGACGAGGTCGTCGGGGACGGACTCGCTGCTGGAGACCCATACCATCCCGCGCTTCGTGTCCGCCTCGACACTGCGGAAAGCGGCGCGGTCGGCGAGGAGCCCTTCGGAGACGAGGAAGCCGACGGCGAGTTCGTCGAGGTCGGCGGGGCTCGCCTGCACCGTCGCGACCTCGACGTCGTTGAGATGGATGGTGACGGGGCGCTCGCTCGGCAGACCGCGGGGACGGCGCGTCGCGGTCTCGAAGACCGACAGTCGCACCGGCGCCTCGGGACCGAGCGGCGCCGAACCGTCGCGGACCTCTGCAAGGTCTTCGGGCGTGTTGACGTTCACGAGACTGCGAAGATCGGGATCGACGGCGCGCAGGTCTTCGACGGAGACTTCGACGACCGGTACGCTCCCGAAGAGCGTGACGAGACGGCGACGCCCCGTCGCGAGCGCTTCGCGCGCGGCCTCGAGGCATTCGACGTGATAGAGCGCGAGAAGCGGTTCGGGGCCCTTCTCCGTCACGGGAACGACTATGCGCGCACCGTCGCGAGCGGCCCACAGGGCTCGCACGACCCCAGCGCTCAACCACGGCATGTCCGCGGCGACGGCCAGCACCCAGTCGTCGCTCGCGTTCGCGAGCGCGGTCACGAGCCCGCCGAGCGGTCCTTGGTGCGCGACCTCGTCGACATGGATCTGCACGCCCGCGGAGAGTCCGGCGTCCTCGACCGCCTCGGGGCGGTTGGTGACCACCATCGTGTGCGCGCACACTCCCGCGACCACCTCGACGACTCTAGCCAGCAGCGATTCACCGTCCACGGTGAGCATCGTCTTGTCGACACCCATGCGCAGGCTGCGGCCCCCCGCGAGCACAGCGGCGGTGACCGGGATGCGGTCGTCGGTCGTATTCACGTCAGGATCGCCTCCTCGTACCATCGCTCTACGGTACCGCGAGGGCGCTGAGATGCGCCACGCGGACCGCCGTCGCCTTGAAGACCGCGAGCACGGGAGACCCGGGTGCGAGCCCGAGTTCGCCGACCGCCGCACGCGAGACGCTGGCAGCAAGGCGCACGCCACCGACATCCACACCCACCTGGAAGGTCGCTCCCCTAGGAGTCACTTCGACGACCACCGCCTGAAGCCGATTGCGCGCCGACGAGACCGGCGGCACCGACCACGGCTCGAACAGCAGCACATCCTCGGGACGCACACCGAGCGAGACCGCGGAACCGACGGCGACGTCGGCCACGGCCGCGATGGTCGCACCGCCGCAGTCGACCTCGATGAGGCCGTCGAGGGACGACACGACAGTGCCGAGGAGCGCGGGCGCCACGCCGAGGAAGGACGCGGTCCACGGATCGGAGGGCACCCCGACGACGTCGTCGGCCGCGCCCTCGGCGACGATGCGGCCGCCGTTCATCACGGCGATGCGGTCGGCGACCACCAGCGCCTCGTCCTGGTCATGCGTGACGTAGAGGGTCGTCACGCTCTCGCCGCGCAGGATGTCGGCGAACTCGCGGGCGAGCCGTCGCTTCAGGAGCGGGTCCGCCGACGCGAGCGGTTCGTCGAGCAGAAGCACCCGCGGCTCGACCGCGAGCGCGCGGGCGAGCGCGACTCGCTGCGACTCTCCGCCGGAGAGCGTGGCGACCGACCGGTCGCCGAAGCCCGAGAGCCCGACTCGGCCCAGCGCGCGCTCCACCGCGTCTCGCCGCCCGCCGGTGTCGGCGCCGCGAAGCCGCAGACCGTACGCGACGTTGTCGGCGACAGTCCCGCGCGCGAGCCACGGCCGCTGGAAGACGGCGGCCATCGCCAGGCGCGCGTCCCGGTCCCTGGAGGTGACGGCCCGCCCGCCGAGGAGTACCCGGCCGGCGTCGGGCTTCTCGAGGAGCCCGAGCAGGTGCAGCAGAGTGGACTTCCCCGAGCCCGACGGCCCGAGCAACGCGGACGTGGTGCCCGCCGGGACCTCGAAAGCAGGGACGTCGAGTGCGAACCCTCCGCGGAACGCCAGTCGCAGACCTTCGCAGCCGATCGAGACAGGGGAAGCCATCGGCTATCCCCTCTCCCAGCGCTCGCCGGACGTCTGCAGCCCGGTGAGCGCGATGTTGACCATCACGACGAGGAAGAGCAGCACGGCGCCGAGCGCGAGAGCGGCGCCGTAGCGGCCCATCCGGGAGTACTGGACGATCGCGGTCGTCATGACGCGCGTCTCGCCCGCGAGGTTGCCGCCGACCATCATGACGGCGCCGACCTCGGAGATGATCGCGCCGAAACCCGCCGCGACCGCGGCGACGAGTCCCATCCTGGCCTCGCTCAGCGCGAGGAGCGCCTCCTGCACCGGCCCCGCCCCCAGGGAGCGCGCCTGCAGCCGCAACTCCCGGGGCACGGCGGCCACCGCGGCGGCGGATACCGCCGCGACGACCGGGAAAGCGATGATCGTCTGGGCGATGATCATCGCCGGACGCGAGTAGAGCAGCCCCAGGCCGCCGAGCGGTCCGCGTCGCGACAGCGTCATCGCGACGACGAGACCGACGACGACCGGCGGCAGCCCCATCCCGGCGTTCGCGAGGACGAGCATGGCGCGGCGCCCGAACGAGCGGCGCGTTCCCAGCACGTATCCCGCGGGGATACCGAGCGCGAGAGCGAGGACGGCGGCCGTGAGCGAGACGCGCAGCGACGTCGCGACGACGCCCCACACGTCCAGGTCTCCGGAGCGCAGCAGGACGATGCCCTCCCGCGCCGCGTCGACGTAGATGCCCACGACCGCCTCTCTCCTACTTCGCGTTCGGGATGAAGAGCTGCTGCCCGTACTTCTCGACGCCGTACGAGCCGACGACCTTCTGCCCCTCGACGCCGATGATCCAGTCGGCGAACACCTGCCCGCCGGCCTGGTTCTTGGCGTCGGTGACGACGATGACGCCGTACTGGTTGAGCAGCGACTTGATGCCCTCGAGGAGGACCTCCATGTCGACCGTGTCCTTCATGGAGAGATAGGTCGCGCGGTCGACGAGCGTGTAGCCGCCCTTCTCCGAGGCGACCTTGAGGGTCTCGCCCATGCCCTGGCCGGTCGAGAGGTACCACGCGCCCGCGGGCTCGATCCCCGCCGCCGTCCACAACTTCTTCTCCTTCTTGTGGGTGCCGGAATCGTCGCCACGCGAGACGAAGACCGCCTTCGCCGCGACTATCGCGTCTAGCGCGTCGGTGGTGGTCTTGGAGCCCGCGATGCCCGCGGGATCGGCGGCCGGACCGACGATGATGAAGTCGTTGTACATCACGTCGCGGCGCTCGACGCCGAAGCCGCTCGCGACGAACGACACCTCGTCCGCCTTGCTGTGGACGAGGAGGACGTCGGCGTCCTTGGTCTCGCCGAGCTTGAGCGCTTCGCCCGTGCCGACGGCGATGACCTTGACCTTGTACTGCGGGAACGCCTTCTCGAAAGCCGGGATGAGCACGTCGAAGAGGCCGGAGTCCTGCGTCGAGGTCGTCGACGCGAGCACGAGCTCGGTCAGCTCCGGAGTGGGCTTCCCGGTCGTGGGGGCCGGTTTGGCGGCACACCCCACCACAGAGAAGAGGAACACGGCGGCGAGCAGGACACTCGCCGCGCGCCTGAGGACAGGCGCGACGGTACGATGGTGCATGTGCGTCTCCTTTCCGAGCGCGGGAGGCCGGAGGGTTTCCCCACCGACCCTATCGGTCCGGGCTCCATGGCCGTGGCGCCTGCAGGCGCGCCGTGGCGGTAGGCTCACCGGACTCGGAGAGTTATGCGCCGCGCTATCGCGCGGCATGGCGACAGGATAGCACGCCCGCGGGTCAGAGCGTGTCGCGCAGGTGGTCGAGGAACGCCTCGGCGGCACGAGTCGGAGTCGTACGCGGCACGACCGTCCACAACGGGCGCACGACCGGGAAGTGCCCCTCCGAGACCAGGGCGACGCTTCCGAGCTCGATCGCCTTGCTCGCGACCCAGCTGCTCACGACTGCGAGTCCGAGACCGCCCTCGACGGCGCTCACGATCGCCTCTCCCGTGCCGAGCTCGGCGACGACCCGCAGCTCGCCGGGGTCGAGCCCCGCCCGGCGCAGAGCGTCCTCGGAGGCGATGCGCGTCCCCGAGCCCTGCTCGCGAACGACGAAAGGCTCCTCGGCCAGCGCCGAGAGCTTGACGCCCTCGGTGGTCGCGAGCTCATCGCCGGGCGGGCAGATGAGCACGAGGTCGTCGCTTCCTCGTTCCTCGTACGCGACTCGCTCGCCCGGCATGCGGGCGCCGACCATTCCCAGCTGCGCCTCCCCCTCCTCGACGGCGCGCACGACCGCGGCAGTGTCCATTACGCGCAACTCGACGCTGACGTCGGGATGGTCGCGAAGGAACGCGCCGAGGAGCTTCGGCAGCACGTACTGACCCGGCGTCGTGCTCGCAGCGATGACCAGATGGCCCGAGACCGTTCCCGCGAGGTCGACGATAGCCTCGCGCGCGGCCTCGATCTCGTCGAGGACCTTGCGTGCGTGCGGCAGCAGCAGGCGTCCTGCCTCGGTAAGCTCGACCCGGCGGTAACGGCGCTCGAGCAGCGCCGCGCCGAGGTCGGCCTCGAGGCCCTGGACCTGCATGGTGACGGCCGGCTGAGAGACCCCGGTCACACGCGCGGCCCCGGAGAACGAGCCGTGCTCCACGACGGATACGAACGCGCGCAACTGCGGGATGTTCATGGCCCCTCCTTCGGGATAATGATACCTGATACCGCGCGAGACACAGGGCGCGCGGCCGGACGCCCGCCGCCGTGGTACATTCCGTGGCTAGGAGTGGGAATGGTTCCCACCGGGAGAGCGCGGAAGGCGGGCCTGTGTCGCACATCCACATCCCCGACGGCGTGCTCCCCGCTTGGCTGTGGGTGTCGGGATGGGCGCTCGCTCTCGGTCTGGTCTGGCTGGCGTCGCGGCGCGCGGTCGCGACCGACGCCCGACGCCGCGTGCCGCTGCTCGGGGTCGTCTCGGCACTCGTGCTGGTCTCGATGTCGAGCGAGATCGTGCCGCTCGCGTACCACGTCAATCTCACCGTCGTCGCCGGCGTTCTGCTCGGACCGTGGCTCGGTCTGGTCTCGGCGTTCGTGGTCACTCTCGTGCTCGCCCTCCTCGGCCACGGCGGCGTCACGGTGGTCGGATTGAACGCGCTCCTCATCGGAGCCGAGATGGTCGTCGGGGGGACGCTCTTCCGGCTGCTGGCGGGCGCAAGCGCGAGTTCGCGCCGCGTCCGGGGCGCGGCGGCCATCTCCACCGTGCTCACGCTGGCCATGACCACCGCCGCGCTCGTCGGCATCGTCGCGCTGGCCGGCTCGAGCCTGGCCGGCGGACGCGAGACGGGCGCGCTCGACCCCGGGAGCCTGCGGTTCGACAACCCGTTCTCGCACGGAGTGGTCGCTGTGAACACGCTCCGCGGTGAGAGCGATGCGCCCGCGCGCGGCATGTCCACGCGACGCTTCGCCGCCGTCGTCTTCACTCTCGGCCCCCTGGGCTGGGCGATCGAAGCGGCGGTGACCGCCGCTGTCCTCGGCTACGTGGCGCGCGTGCGACCCGGACTCGTCCTGGCCGCCGGACCGGCGCGCGGCGAGAAGCGCCTGCCTAGCCACGAGCGGGGGCGGCGCTGATGCGCGTGACCGCGGTCGACGCCGTCGCCGTGGGTGGCCGGTCCTGGCTACACCGCGCCTCGCCGCGCGCCAAGGTCGCCGCCTTCGCGCTCGTGCTCGTCGCGGTGGTCGCCAGCCGCAACGTGCTGGTGGTCGTCGCCGCGGGCACCGCGCTCGCCGCCGTGGCCGTCTCCGCGCGGCTCCCCGGCCGCATCGTCGGGCCCCTCGCCGCATACCCCGCGGTCTTCGCGCTGGCCTTCGCCTTCGCCGCCGCGCCGGACGTCCTCACCGCCGCGCTCTTCGTCGCCAAAGCCGCGACGGCGGCGCTCGCGGCGGTCGTCCTCATGTCGTCGACGCCATACCCGCAGGTCTTCGCGCTCGTCCAGCCGGCCGTGCCGGAGGTCGTCGGTGACGCGTTGCTGATGACGTACCGGTCGCTGTTCCTGCTCGCCGACGAGTTCGCGGCCGTGCTGCGCGCTGTCCGCCTCCGGTCGGGCCTGCGCGCCTGGCATCCACTGCGTTCGGCTCGCGCGAGCGTCCAGTCGCTCGGCGCGCTCGTGCTCTACGCACTCGACCTCGCGGAACGCGAGTACGACGTGATGCGCCTGCGCGGTTACGAGCGCCGGCTGCGCGTCGCGCTCCCGCCCGCGGACTCGCCCACAGTCGACGCCGCACTCGTCGTCGGCGCCGTCGCGGTGCTCGCCGTCGCCGCCGCTTGGCGGCTGGCCTGGTCGATGCTCGGCCCGTACAGCTGGCTGCCACCGCTCGTCGCGCTCGCATGCCTCGCTACCGCCGCCGTCATGGGAAGGAGACGCCCGTGAACGTCGCGTCCGCCGTCGAAGAGGTCGTTCGCGTCTCGTGCGTGCGCCACCGCTACGAGGACGGCACCTCGGTCCACCTCTGCGGCCTGGACTTCGTGGCGCCGCGCGGCTCGCGCGTCGCCATACTCGGTCCGAACGGCGCGGGGAAGACCACGCTGCTCTTCCATATCCTCGGACTGCTCGAGCCCCAGGAGGGTCACGTCACCGTCTTCGGAGTCGAGCCCGCGAAGCGATGGCGAGAGGTGCGCCGGCGTATCGGGGTCGTGCTGCAGAACGTCGACGAGCAGCTCATCGCCCCGACCGTGCTGGACGACGTCGCGTTCTCGCCGCGCCAGTACGGCCTGCCCGAAGCGGAGTGTCTCTCCCGGGCGCGGACCTCGCTCGACCTCCTCGGCGTCGGCGACCTCGCCGCGCGCGTGCCGCACGACCTTTCCGGCGGAGAGAAGCGCAAGGTCGCGCTCGCAGGCGCCCTGGTGATGGACCCCGAGCTGCTCGTGCTCGACGAGCCTTTCGAGGGTCTCGACCCGGCGGCGCGCGGCGGCCTCGTCGAGCTGCTCGGGCGGCTGTCGGCCGAGCGCGGGACGACGATCGTCCTCTCCACGCACGACATCGACTCGGTCCCGGAGTTCGCCGACTTCGCCTACGTGCTCGCTCCCGGCGGGCGTATCGCGCTCTCGGGCACTCCCGCCGACGTATTCGCCCGGCCGCGCGAGCTCGCCGAGAGCAACATCACGCCGCCTGTGCTCGCTGAGCTCTTCGCGGCGCTGCGCGAGCGCGACGCCGGCGCGCCCGGCCCCGAGCTGTCGGTCGCCGAAGCCGCCGACGCGATCGTGCGATGGCGGGCAGGGATCGAGTGATGTCCGTATCTCTGATATACTGATTAACCGAAGAGGTGATCGGGGTGTCCGAGTACGTCCGCATCGGCAAACGCGGGACGGTCGTCATCCCCGCGCAGGCGCGCCGTCGCTACGGTCTCGACGAGGGTACGATGCTCGTCATGGAGGAGTCTCCCCAGGGGCTGCTCCTGAAGCCGGCCCACGCCTACGAGGTCGAGATCTACACGCCCGAGCGCACGGCCGAGTTCATGCTGAACAACGCGGTGAGCGCGACCGAGTTCGACGCGGCGCTCGTCGAGGTGCGCGCGATGGGGATCGACCCGGAGTCGCTGTCGCACCAGCCGCGCCCGGCGTCGTAGATGGACCGGCTCTTCCTCGACGCGAACGTGCTCGTCTCGGCGGCGCTGAAGCCGGACTCGGGACTTACCGCGCTCTGGCGCCTCGATGGCGTCCGGCTGCTCGCTTCCCCGCACGTCGTTGTCGAAGCGCGCCGGAACGTGCCCGACCTGGCGGCCGCTACGCGACTCGGATCGCTCCTCACAGCACTCGCCGTCCTGCCCGTCGAGCCGGCAGACTTCCGTATCGACGACGACCCAGGTCTGCCCGACAAGGACCGGCCGGTCCTCCTCGCCGCGATCGTGTCCAAGGCTGATTTCCTGCTCACGGGCGACATCTCGCACTTCGGGACGTGCATAGGGCGAACGATCGCTTCGGTGCGGA from Coriobacteriia bacterium encodes:
- the fdhD gene encoding formate dehydrogenase accessory sulfurtransferase FdhD, which gives rise to MNTTDDRIPVTAAVLAGGRSLRMGVDKTMLTVDGESLLARVVEVVAGVCAHTMVVTNRPEAVEDAGLSAGVQIHVDEVAHQGPLGGLVTALANASDDWVLAVAADMPWLSAGVVRALWAARDGARIVVPVTEKGPEPLLALYHVECLEAAREALATGRRRLVTLFGSVPVVEVSVEDLRAVDPDLRSLVNVNTPEDLAEVRDGSAPLGPEAPVRLSVFETATRRPRGLPSERPVTIHLNDVEVATVQASPADLDELAVGFLVSEGLLADRAAFRSVEADTKRGMVWVSSSESVPDDLVHKTRYLTSGCGTGVTFSSVGHARDLEHVDGGGPVDADALYGLMRLMSREAAAYRDTGGMHACALARGDALVLLREDVGRHNALDKLFGRAWLDGLSTGDAVLLTTGRISYEMAVKAAKARVPIVVSRTAVTDLAAEISGELGITLVGYARGGKLVVYTHPERVRTTEGRP
- a CDS encoding ABC transporter ATP-binding protein, which produces MASPVSIGCEGLRLAFRGGFALDVPAFEVPAGTTSALLGPSGSGKSTLLHLLGLLEKPDAGRVLLGGRAVTSRDRDARLAMAAVFQRPWLARGTVADNVAYGLRLRGADTGGRRDAVERALGRVGLSGFGDRSVATLSGGESQRVALARALAVEPRVLLLDEPLASADPLLKRRLAREFADILRGESVTTLYVTHDQDEALVVADRIAVMNGGRIVAEGAADDVVGVPSDPWTASFLGVAPALLGTVVSSLDGLIEVDCGGATIAAVADVAVGSAVSLGVRPEDVLLFEPWSVPPVSSARNRLQAVVVEVTPRGATFQVGVDVGGVRLAASVSRAAVGELGLAPGSPVLAVFKATAVRVAHLSALAVP
- a CDS encoding ABC transporter permease, giving the protein MGIYVDAAREGIVLLRSGDLDVWGVVATSLRVSLTAAVLALALGIPAGYVLGTRRSFGRRAMLVLANAGMGLPPVVVGLVVAMTLSRRGPLGGLGLLYSRPAMIIAQTIIAFPVVAAVSAAAVAAVPRELRLQARSLGAGPVQEALLALSEARMGLVAAVAAGFGAIISEVGAVMMVGGNLAGETRVMTTAIVQYSRMGRYGAALALGAVLLFLVVMVNIALTGLQTSGERWERG
- a CDS encoding substrate-binding domain-containing protein; translated protein: MHHRTVAPVLRRAASVLLAAVFLFSVVGCAAKPAPTTGKPTPELTELVLASTTSTQDSGLFDVLIPAFEKAFPQYKVKVIAVGTGEALKLGETKDADVLLVHSKADEVSFVASGFGVERRDVMYNDFIIVGPAADPAGIAGSKTTTDALDAIVAAKAVFVSRGDDSGTHKKEKKLWTAAGIEPAGAWYLSTGQGMGETLKVASEKGGYTLVDRATYLSMKDTVDMEVLLEGIKSLLNQYGVIVVTDAKNQAGGQVFADWIIGVEGQKVVGSYGVEKYGQQLFIPNAK
- a CDS encoding selenium metabolism-associated LysR family transcriptional regulator translates to MNIPQLRAFVSVVEHGSFSGAARVTGVSQPAVTMQVQGLEADLGAALLERRYRRVELTEAGRLLLPHARKVLDEIEAAREAIVDLAGTVSGHLVIAASTTPGQYVLPKLLGAFLRDHPDVSVELRVMDTAAVVRAVEEGEAQLGMVGARMPGERVAYEERGSDDLVLICPPGDELATTEGVKLSALAEEPFVVREQGSGTRIASEDALRRAGLDPGELRVVAELGTGEAIVSAVEGGLGLAVVSSWVASKAIELGSVALVSEGHFPVVRPLWTVVPRTTPTRAAEAFLDHLRDTL
- a CDS encoding energy-coupling factor ABC transporter permease, giving the protein MSHIHIPDGVLPAWLWVSGWALALGLVWLASRRAVATDARRRVPLLGVVSALVLVSMSSEIVPLAYHVNLTVVAGVLLGPWLGLVSAFVVTLVLALLGHGGVTVVGLNALLIGAEMVVGGTLFRLLAGASASSRRVRGAAAISTVLTLAMTTAALVGIVALAGSSLAGGRETGALDPGSLRFDNPFSHGVVAVNTLRGESDAPARGMSTRRFAAVVFTLGPLGWAIEAAVTAAVLGYVARVRPGLVLAAGPARGEKRLPSHERGRR
- a CDS encoding energy-coupling factor transporter transmembrane protein EcfT, which encodes MRVTAVDAVAVGGRSWLHRASPRAKVAAFALVLVAVVASRNVLVVVAAGTALAAVAVSARLPGRIVGPLAAYPAVFALAFAFAAAPDVLTAALFVAKAATAALAAVVLMSSTPYPQVFALVQPAVPEVVGDALLMTYRSLFLLADEFAAVLRAVRLRSGLRAWHPLRSARASVQSLGALVLYALDLAEREYDVMRLRGYERRLRVALPPADSPTVDAALVVGAVAVLAVAAAWRLAWSMLGPYSWLPPLVALACLATAAVMGRRRP
- a CDS encoding ATP-binding cassette domain-containing protein codes for the protein MNVASAVEEVVRVSCVRHRYEDGTSVHLCGLDFVAPRGSRVAILGPNGAGKTTLLFHILGLLEPQEGHVTVFGVEPAKRWREVRRRIGVVLQNVDEQLIAPTVLDDVAFSPRQYGLPEAECLSRARTSLDLLGVGDLAARVPHDLSGGEKRKVALAGALVMDPELLVLDEPFEGLDPAARGGLVELLGRLSAERGTTIVLSTHDIDSVPEFADFAYVLAPGGRIALSGTPADVFARPRELAESNITPPVLAELFAALRERDAGAPGPELSVAEAADAIVRWRAGIE
- a CDS encoding AbrB/MazE/SpoVT family DNA-binding domain-containing protein; the protein is MIGVSEYVRIGKRGTVVIPAQARRRYGLDEGTMLVMEESPQGLLLKPAHAYEVEIYTPERTAEFMLNNAVSATEFDAALVEVRAMGIDPESLSHQPRPAS
- a CDS encoding PIN domain-containing protein; the protein is MDRLFLDANVLVSAALKPDSGLTALWRLDGVRLLASPHVVVEARRNVPDLAAATRLGSLLTALAVLPVEPADFRIDDDPGLPDKDRPVLLAAIVSKADFLLTGDISHFGTCIGRTIASVRISLPGDYLRSR